The proteins below are encoded in one region of Aspergillus nidulans FGSC A4 chromosome III:
- a CDS encoding SDR family NAD(P)-dependent oxidoreductase (transcript_id=CADANIAT00005463): MASRLSQLNAHLNYPRGLLADQVAIITGAGQGIGAEAARLFANEGAKVVIADIDGEKANAVANAINSASPNRAIAVVGDILNDKYITTLVEKAAEFGNGKIHIIVNNAGFTWDGVIHKITDKQWDTMIAVHNTAPFKLIRAAAKYFRVKDGEPRVIINISSTSGIHGNAGQANYALAKAGVVGLTRTIAKEWGPQFGVRSNTIAFGFVQTRLTAAKEKGAFITTPDGTKVALGIPGQQLGAKEGAKDGKPAYPDIPLGRPASPEEAARSVLAVASPLFSYVNGETIRVTGGRNM, from the exons ATGGCTTCCCGTCTCTCCCAACTAAACGCTCACCTCAACTACCCGCGCGGCCTCCTAGCCGACCAagtcgccatcatcaccggcgCAGGCCAAGGCATTGGTGCAGAAGCAGCGCGCCTATTCGCAAACGAGGGCGCAAAGGTCGTGATTGCTGATATCGACGGCG AAAAGGCCAACGCTGTCGCCAACGCCATCAACTCCGCCTCACCTAATCGCGCTATTGCCGTCGTTGGCGACATCCTTAACGACAAGTACATCACGACTCTTGTTGAAAAGGCCGCCGAATTCGGGAACGGCAAGATCCACATTATCGTCAATAATGCGGGTTTTACGTGGGATGGAGTTATTCACAAG ATCACAGATAAACAATGGGACACCATGATTGCGGTGCACAACACAGCGCCGTTCAAACTCATTCGCGCGGCAGCAAAGTACTTCCGCGTCAAGGACGGGGAGCCACGTGTGATTATCAACATCTCGAGTACGAGCGGGATTCACGGGAATGC CGGGCAAGCAAACTACGCCCTTGCCAAAGCGGGCGTTGTGGGCCTGACACGTACAATCGCAAAGGAATGGGGTCCGCAATTCGGCGTCCGCTCGAATACCATTGCGTTCGGGTTCGTGCAGACACGTCTGACCGCtgcgaaggagaagggggcGTTCATTACCACGCCCGACGGAACGAAGGTTGCCCTTGGTATACCCGGGCAGCAGCTTGGGGCGAAGGAGGGCGCGAAGGATGGGAAGCCGGCGTATCCGGATATTCCGTTAGGCAGGCCGGCGAGTCctgaggaggcggcgaggagtGTGCTTGCTGTGGCCAGTCCGTTGTTTAGTTATGTTAACGGAGAGACAATTCGGGTTACTGGAGGCCGGAATATGTAG
- a CDS encoding uncharacterized protein (transcript_id=CADANIAT00005464), producing the protein MLTESGTSSSSPGNGETPKLRTACENCRQSKVKCNLSGKDTCIRCLRHGLPCRYRVANRSGKPKGSKNRSTLRKLGQLQENKSAFTSSDRLPKRNIEAIPSPGFARSDTESLPTEQPLESPMGEMQDAALFLADCEYPSPYGESLADSSCAASMSPTFLQKEFITKGLTSFPLAVHVPSALRPTCECAETLVFYHDSLRQMVVNPAQVRFDQMLQGVQAALSVCRGFLQCPSGHKDNHSANDTSIILCMSTLEFTLQLLDYWTSYELLPQSREGPREVGYGEYEMEADEARRVRRFLIRGRLLLCKETLGLLKGAAGFEDGPGGNWLQQIIGGSEAMTDTFLHAMSEAECLCNLPTY; encoded by the exons ATGCTCACTGAATCTggcacctcctccagctctcccgGTAATGGAGAAACACCGAAGCTCCGGACTGCTTGCGAGAACTGCAGGCAGTCCAAGGTCAAGTGCAATTTGTCTGGCAAGGATACGTGCATCCGCTGCCTTCGCCATGGACTACCGTGCCGTTACCGAGTTGCCAACCGGTCTGGCAAACCCAAGGGAAGCAAGAATCGGTCGACGCTCCGGAAACTGGGACAGTTGCAGGAGAATAAGAGTGCCTTTACCTCCAGCGATCGACTACCCAAGAGGAATATTGAGGCCATACCAAGTCCAGGGTTCGCACGCAGCGACACTGAG AGTCTACCAACCGAACAGCCGCTGGAAAGCCCAATGGGCGAGATGCAGGATGCGGCCCTGTTTTTGGCCGATTGCGAGTACCCTTCGCCCTACGGAGAGTCTCTCGCGGACAGCTCATGCGCGGCCTCGATGTCGCCGACGTTCCTCCAGAAAGAGTTCATTACGAAAGGCCTGACCAGCTTCCCCCTTGCGGTGCACGTCCCAAGTGCTCTGCGACCCACATGTGAATGTGCTGAGACCCTAGTCTTTTACCATGACAGTCTTCGCCAGATGGTAGTCAACCCGGCACAGGTGCGTTTCGATCAGATGCTCCAGGGTGTGCAGGCCGCACTCTCGGTGTGCCGCGGGTTCCTGCAGTGCCCAAGTGGGCACAAGGACAATCATAGCGCCAATGACACAAGCATCATCCTTTGCATGTCCACCCTCGAGTTTACTCTCCAGTTACTCGACTACTGGACCTCGTACGAACTCCTCCCGCAGTCCAGGGAGGGACCTCGCGAGGTTGGCTACGGCGAGTATGAGATGGAGGCAGATGAGGCGCGCCGGGTCCGCCGCTTCCTCATCCGCGGCCGTCTTTTACTCTGTAAGGAGACTTTGGGGCTACTCAAGGGCGCGGCTGGGTTTGAGGATGGACCTGGGGGGaattggctgcagcagattATTGGGGGATCGGAGGCGATGACCGATACGTTTCTTCATGCGATGTCCGAGGCAGAATGTCTTTGCAATTTACCTACCTACTAG